The following coding sequences lie in one Nitrospira lenta genomic window:
- a CDS encoding sigma-54-dependent transcriptional regulator, whose product MGMGTGKILIVDDEVDALDNCRRILSRLGYDCLTEHDPIRAVQRIQQERPELVLTDLRMPGLDGISVLVEAKRVDPKINVVLMTAYATVQTAVDSMRYGALDYVLKPYSSKNLEDVAKRAFEYRGQPRTGSPSVAGLDRPASAGDAVRKSGIDFIRGTSSAICGVKELVRKVARTDANVLIYGESGTGKELVARAIHDESDRASRPFVPLDCVALPDSLLESELFGHEKGAFTGAHAAKVGLFETANRGTVFLDEVSGMSQTLQSRLLRVLQERHVRRVGGTRYADIDVRVIAASNRDLEDACRKGEFREDLFYRLNVIPILLPPLRERQGDVQVLAQEFLMRFRGRGSEPAFDPAALACLTAHTWPGNVRELQNVIERVAALADGPTIRAEHFPERIRAAGSDESGAEEAGSYKQAKQEVVRSFERSFLLELLRRHDWHMSNAAQEAGVDRKTIERMVKRHGLREPS is encoded by the coding sequence ATGGGAATGGGAACAGGCAAGATACTGATCGTTGACGATGAAGTGGATGCGCTGGACAACTGCCGCCGCATCTTGAGCCGTTTGGGCTATGACTGTCTGACGGAGCACGACCCCATTCGTGCCGTGCAACGCATCCAGCAGGAGCGGCCTGAACTGGTCTTGACGGATCTGCGCATGCCCGGGCTCGATGGAATCAGTGTCCTGGTTGAGGCAAAACGGGTCGATCCGAAGATCAACGTGGTGTTGATGACTGCCTACGCGACAGTACAAACTGCCGTGGACTCCATGCGATACGGCGCGCTGGATTATGTGCTCAAGCCCTACTCCAGCAAGAATCTGGAAGATGTGGCCAAGCGAGCCTTTGAATACCGCGGGCAGCCGCGCACCGGCAGCCCTTCTGTGGCGGGGCTCGATCGGCCGGCCTCGGCCGGCGACGCGGTCAGGAAGAGCGGCATCGATTTTATTCGGGGAACCAGCTCGGCGATTTGCGGCGTGAAGGAGCTCGTCAGAAAAGTCGCGCGGACAGATGCCAACGTGTTGATCTACGGTGAGAGCGGAACGGGGAAGGAATTGGTGGCGCGCGCCATTCATGATGAAAGTGACCGGGCGAGCCGGCCCTTCGTGCCGCTCGATTGTGTGGCGCTTCCGGATTCCTTGCTCGAATCTGAACTCTTCGGCCATGAGAAGGGGGCGTTTACCGGAGCGCATGCGGCGAAGGTCGGCCTATTCGAAACGGCCAATCGCGGCACGGTTTTTCTGGATGAAGTCAGCGGCATGAGCCAGACGCTTCAATCGCGGTTGCTCCGGGTCTTGCAGGAACGCCATGTCCGCCGCGTGGGCGGGACGCGCTACGCGGATATCGATGTCCGGGTGATTGCGGCGTCCAACCGGGATCTGGAAGACGCGTGCCGCAAGGGAGAGTTTCGCGAGGATCTCTTTTACCGCCTCAACGTCATTCCGATCCTGCTGCCTCCGTTGCGGGAACGTCAGGGCGATGTGCAGGTGTTGGCGCAGGAATTTCTGATGCGCTTCCGGGGGCGCGGGAGCGAGCCGGCCTTCGATCCGGCGGCCTTAGCTTGTTTGACGGCGCACACCTGGCCGGGCAATGTTCGTGAACTTCAGAATGTGATTGAGCGGGTGGCGGCGCTGGCCGATGGACCCACGATCCGGGCCGAACACTTCCCCGAGCGTATTCGTGCGGCAGGATCGGATGAGTCCGGCGCGGAGGAAGCGGGGTCTTACAAGCAGGCCAAGCAGGAAGTCGTCCGTTCGTTCGAGCGCAGTTTTCTCCTGGAACTTCTGAGACGCCATGACTGGCACATGAGCAACGCCGCGCAAGAAGCCGGCGTGGATCGCAAGACGATCGAACGCATGGTGAAGCGGCACGGCCTTCGAGAGCCAAGTTAG
- a CDS encoding arsenate reductase (azurin) large subunit yields the protein MSTISHGEDRVPVPPTDAQQFTTVCSYCIVGCGYNVYKWPLGTEGGPKPHQNALHTDFTKQQPERTGTWISPAMHNVITERNGRKYNLVVLPDHDCVVNKGNHSVRGGTHADVLYAPDRPTADRLTTPLLYRGGQQLPTTWDDALTLGARIIKASLDKWGPDAIAMKFFDHGGGGGGFENNWAVGKFFFTGIGTQMASIHNRPAYNSEVFASGDAGIAALPSAYLDAELADTILLIGANSYETQSVYFLEHMVPNLSGGTLAQKNASLPGEPHAAGKIIIVDPRRTSTVAVAEAAAGKQNVLHLQLNNGTDIALLNSLSRLIYEQGWHDSAFIERRTENFAACKAKNLAQDLDEAIRLTGISREQMMTAAEWIAKPKSPTHRRRTLLLYEKGLIWGLKNYENVASVVDLALLTGNLGKPGTGCGRLGGHQEGYSRPSYPGKRPPVNVDEVAIKGGASKVFWVAGCNPAGGTLNAQQFRLALARRTALVNQALDAAGGGTLEERVQAVLGALEQGGLFLIVQDIYPIDTARYAHLVLPAAQWGEMNLTSINGERRLRLYQKFMDAPGVAEPDWKIMAMMAQKIQALYQAEGNSEKAARFSGFDWRTDEEVFRAAAAGVKGAQEDYGETTYAMLAQLKTNGVQTPVKEITNGLPVGTTRLFEDAGKFTFIPASWPGFPPQLQQLMSDARYPFWVNNGRSNHGWQTLYDDLRKPYVIGREPLPHVEIHPQDAATLEVENGDLVELFNPYGTVTALVVVVESNQTGHVFMLFEHPKGWANSLTTDYVDPDTTIPYYKGTKAGIRKIGTLPELKEQLSFIPTNRT from the coding sequence ATGAGCACGATTTCGCATGGCGAAGACCGGGTGCCGGTCCCGCCGACCGATGCCCAGCAATTCACTACCGTCTGTTCCTACTGCATCGTGGGCTGCGGGTATAACGTCTATAAATGGCCGCTCGGCACAGAAGGCGGCCCGAAGCCTCATCAAAACGCGCTGCACACAGATTTCACCAAGCAACAGCCGGAGCGAACCGGCACCTGGATTTCACCGGCCATGCACAATGTCATCACGGAACGGAATGGCCGGAAGTATAACCTTGTCGTATTGCCGGATCATGACTGTGTCGTGAACAAGGGCAACCATTCGGTCCGCGGTGGAACGCACGCGGATGTGCTGTATGCCCCGGATCGTCCCACTGCCGACCGGCTGACGACACCCCTGCTCTATCGAGGCGGCCAGCAGCTCCCGACCACCTGGGACGACGCCTTGACCCTCGGCGCGAGAATTATCAAAGCCAGCCTCGACAAGTGGGGACCGGACGCCATCGCCATGAAATTCTTCGATCACGGCGGCGGAGGCGGAGGGTTTGAAAACAACTGGGCGGTAGGGAAATTCTTCTTCACAGGAATCGGCACCCAGATGGCCTCCATCCACAATCGGCCCGCCTATAACAGCGAAGTCTTCGCCTCAGGCGACGCCGGTATTGCCGCACTTCCCTCCGCCTATCTGGATGCCGAACTCGCCGATACCATCCTGTTGATCGGCGCGAATTCCTATGAAACCCAGTCGGTGTATTTCCTCGAACATATGGTGCCGAATCTGTCCGGGGGAACGTTGGCTCAGAAAAACGCATCGCTGCCGGGCGAGCCGCATGCAGCTGGCAAGATCATCATCGTCGATCCGCGCCGGACGTCCACAGTCGCGGTGGCGGAAGCCGCGGCGGGCAAACAGAACGTCTTGCATCTGCAACTCAACAACGGGACCGATATTGCGTTGCTGAACAGCCTCTCCCGTTTGATCTATGAACAGGGATGGCACGACTCCGCGTTCATCGAGCGGCGGACGGAGAACTTTGCAGCATGCAAGGCGAAGAACCTCGCACAAGATCTCGACGAGGCCATTCGTCTGACAGGGATCTCCAGAGAACAGATGATGACCGCCGCCGAGTGGATCGCCAAACCGAAATCCCCAACACACCGGAGACGAACGCTTCTGCTCTACGAGAAGGGACTGATTTGGGGACTGAAGAACTATGAGAACGTGGCGTCGGTCGTCGATTTGGCCCTGTTGACCGGCAACCTCGGAAAACCCGGCACGGGATGCGGCCGGCTGGGCGGCCATCAAGAGGGGTACAGCCGTCCGAGCTATCCGGGCAAGCGCCCGCCGGTGAACGTGGACGAAGTTGCCATCAAAGGAGGCGCCTCCAAAGTCTTCTGGGTCGCCGGCTGCAACCCGGCGGGCGGCACGTTGAACGCACAGCAGTTTCGCCTCGCCCTCGCCCGGCGCACGGCACTGGTCAACCAGGCCTTGGATGCCGCCGGCGGTGGGACGCTCGAAGAGCGGGTACAGGCGGTCCTCGGCGCGTTGGAGCAAGGCGGTCTCTTTCTCATCGTGCAGGACATCTATCCGATCGACACCGCCCGCTATGCGCATCTCGTGCTGCCGGCGGCACAATGGGGCGAAATGAATCTGACCTCGATCAACGGAGAGCGGCGCTTGCGGCTCTACCAGAAATTTATGGATGCGCCGGGAGTCGCGGAGCCTGATTGGAAAATCATGGCGATGATGGCGCAGAAAATCCAGGCGCTCTACCAGGCAGAGGGGAACAGCGAGAAGGCCGCGCGGTTTTCCGGCTTCGACTGGCGCACGGACGAAGAGGTGTTTCGTGCCGCCGCAGCCGGCGTCAAAGGTGCGCAAGAAGATTACGGCGAGACCACCTATGCCATGCTCGCACAATTGAAAACCAACGGCGTACAGACGCCGGTCAAGGAAATCACAAACGGACTCCCCGTAGGAACCACGCGGCTGTTTGAGGATGCAGGGAAATTCACATTCATTCCGGCATCCTGGCCAGGCTTTCCTCCGCAACTGCAACAGTTGATGAGCGACGCACGGTATCCGTTCTGGGTGAACAACGGCCGATCCAATCACGGATGGCAAACGCTGTACGACGATCTGCGCAAACCCTACGTCATCGGCCGCGAACCGTTGCCGCACGTCGAAATCCATCCGCAAGATGCCGCGACACTCGAAGTTGAAAACGGAGATCTCGTTGAACTCTTCAATCCCTACGGCACGGTGACCGCGCTGGTCGTCGTGGTAGAGTCCAACCAAACTGGCCATGTGTTTATGTTGTTCGAGCATCCGAAGGGGTGGGCCAATAGCCTGACGACAGACTATGTCGACCCTGATACCACGATCCCCTATTACAAAGGCACCAAGGCCGGGATCCGGAAAATTGGAACGCTTCCTGAGCTGAAAGAACAGCTCTCCTTTATTCCAACGAATCGAACATGA
- a CDS encoding sigma-54-dependent transcriptional regulator gives METLTPDKILIVDDEPEAIENCRRILSRHRYQCVGEADSNRALAVIERERPQVLLTDLRMPGLDGIGLLQAAKRIDPAITVVLLTAYASIQTAVASMRHGAFDYLAKPFTGQELRTVVQRALGQERGVASVRAEVSRAPVTGLMERGTAAQEGVLIGNSAATQMVRDVVERVAATEAALLISGEAGTGKEYLARTIHARCVRRSKPFVSVGCIAGDDATLDAQVFGVAGSSGSQPGLLEMARGGTLYLNEVGGLSPRLQAKIARALKECRGRRVGEERYYDLDLRVMAASTQDLQACCDRREFREDLYWHLNVVPVLLRPLRERVDDIDALAHWILRTCQVGHRDDHLMWQNFTPRARRRLRHYPWPGNLRELWSVIEHAAVLADGSLIDLTHLPDRLRTAR, from the coding sequence GTGGAGACGTTGACGCCGGATAAGATATTGATTGTCGATGATGAGCCCGAGGCGATTGAAAACTGTCGACGAATTCTGAGCCGGCATCGCTACCAGTGCGTGGGCGAAGCCGATTCGAATCGGGCGTTGGCCGTGATCGAGCGCGAGCGTCCGCAAGTTCTGCTCACCGATCTTCGCATGCCGGGCCTCGACGGCATTGGGTTATTGCAAGCGGCCAAGCGGATCGATCCGGCGATCACGGTGGTGTTGCTGACGGCCTATGCGTCCATTCAAACTGCGGTGGCGTCCATGCGGCATGGCGCCTTCGATTATCTGGCCAAGCCGTTTACCGGGCAGGAACTCCGGACCGTGGTGCAGCGCGCGCTCGGTCAAGAACGCGGCGTTGCGAGTGTCCGCGCGGAGGTCTCGCGCGCTCCGGTCACTGGCCTGATGGAGCGCGGCACGGCCGCTCAAGAAGGAGTGTTGATTGGAAACAGTGCGGCAACCCAGATGGTGCGAGACGTCGTTGAGCGAGTGGCGGCGACGGAGGCCGCTCTGCTGATTTCCGGTGAAGCGGGCACCGGCAAAGAATATCTGGCGCGAACGATTCATGCGCGCTGCGTGCGCCGGTCAAAGCCATTCGTCTCCGTCGGCTGTATCGCCGGCGATGACGCGACGCTGGACGCGCAGGTGTTCGGCGTCGCGGGATCATCGGGTTCACAGCCGGGCCTGTTGGAAATGGCGCGAGGCGGTACCCTGTATCTCAACGAGGTCGGCGGTCTCAGTCCGCGGCTCCAGGCAAAAATCGCGCGCGCGTTGAAGGAGTGCCGTGGGCGCCGGGTGGGGGAGGAACGGTATTACGATCTAGACTTGCGCGTCATGGCCGCATCAACGCAGGATCTGCAAGCCTGCTGCGACAGAAGGGAGTTCCGTGAAGATCTCTATTGGCATCTGAACGTCGTTCCGGTTCTGCTTCGTCCGCTGCGCGAGCGGGTCGACGATATCGACGCCTTGGCGCACTGGATTCTCAGGACCTGTCAGGTGGGCCATAGGGACGACCACCTCATGTGGCAGAATTTCACGCCCCGCGCACGGCGGCGACTGCGCCACTATCCCTGGCCCGGCAATCTGCGCGAGCTATGGAGTGTCATCGAACACGCGGCGGTGCTGGCCGATGGATCGCTCATCGATTTGACGCATCTGCCGGATCGGCTGCGAACGGCACGGTAA
- a CDS encoding sensor histidine kinase — translation MKIRTIRGRIVLAIVLVGCIPLLIGLVLAYVSGMRSLRDVIGGNLQAVAIQAADRVTMLVQGEVQGVRLLGSAPLRVRQPVEAANESYPVDREKTQALIAERMQAWEKGGDGVGRLVNAELSRFLLETKVRDGDKVVGLLIADQHGALVAASSEPDHYSFKQELWWTAIHAGGVDQVYISGLIPAHEGSFRTPEETIDIAVPILDDRQHTVIGAVKASYRFDSLFAMINQIRIGQTGHAMLFDAAGNPLVCPILPRQAHRIPAQLMTMIVSSHPGWGIAEDDGHGAMDTVVGFAPVAGLPLPDNSWHIFVRQEPGESYAPIRDQLRNLAAIGLVMLGLLWAMGRYVAARIARPIQILQTGVEAISQGTYDRPLNIRTGDEFEELAAAVHHMADRLKASRGELEALNADLARRVEDKTAEVTEHMKQLQFSERLATLGKVASGIAHEINNPLGIILNRIECMEAEAAQLGVSEEQQRDLVAIRTQADRISRITKSMLALSRGSATVLKPMDVNCVLRACIDASKERALTKGVSIESVLSPSLPPIMGDRDRIETVMLNLINNAIDAAESGVSPGVVTVHSEGGPGKEGGLVAVRISDTGPGIPAEMLGRIFDPFFTTKGEGQGTGLGLFLSYGIVADHRGRLEIDNGRRGAVATVSLPALVSAAESQQEAGWEWEQARY, via the coding sequence ATGAAAATTCGAACCATTCGCGGACGTATTGTATTGGCCATTGTGCTGGTGGGGTGTATCCCGCTGCTGATCGGTCTGGTGTTGGCCTATGTGTCGGGCATGCGTTCGTTGCGCGATGTCATCGGCGGGAATCTTCAGGCGGTGGCGATCCAGGCTGCCGATCGCGTCACGATGCTGGTTCAGGGCGAAGTCCAAGGGGTGCGGCTCCTTGGATCTGCGCCGTTGCGTGTGCGCCAGCCGGTCGAGGCCGCCAATGAATCCTATCCGGTCGATCGCGAGAAGACGCAGGCATTGATTGCGGAGCGGATGCAGGCGTGGGAGAAAGGCGGGGATGGGGTCGGGCGGCTGGTGAACGCCGAACTCTCCCGCTTCCTGTTGGAGACCAAGGTGCGCGACGGAGACAAAGTCGTCGGTCTGTTGATTGCCGATCAGCACGGGGCTCTGGTGGCGGCGAGTTCAGAGCCGGACCACTATTCATTCAAACAGGAGCTCTGGTGGACGGCCATTCATGCGGGCGGCGTCGATCAGGTCTATATCAGCGGGCTGATTCCGGCGCACGAGGGGTCCTTCAGGACGCCCGAGGAAACCATCGACATTGCCGTGCCGATTCTCGATGACCGGCAGCACACCGTCATCGGAGCGGTGAAAGCGTCCTATCGATTCGACAGCCTCTTCGCGATGATCAATCAGATTCGGATCGGGCAGACCGGCCACGCCATGCTCTTCGATGCGGCGGGCAATCCGCTGGTCTGTCCTATCTTGCCCCGGCAAGCCCATCGCATTCCCGCTCAATTGATGACGATGATCGTATCGTCGCACCCGGGATGGGGCATTGCGGAAGACGACGGGCATGGAGCGATGGATACGGTCGTCGGGTTTGCGCCGGTCGCCGGTCTGCCGTTGCCGGATAACTCGTGGCATATCTTTGTGCGGCAAGAGCCGGGGGAAAGCTATGCGCCGATTCGCGATCAGCTGCGGAACCTGGCGGCGATCGGCCTGGTGATGCTGGGATTGCTCTGGGCGATGGGGCGCTATGTGGCCGCGCGGATTGCCCGTCCGATTCAGATTCTCCAGACCGGTGTAGAGGCCATCAGTCAGGGCACCTATGACCGTCCGTTGAATATACGGACCGGCGATGAATTTGAGGAGCTGGCCGCCGCCGTTCACCATATGGCGGACCGGCTGAAAGCCTCGCGTGGGGAACTGGAAGCGTTGAATGCCGATCTGGCCCGGCGCGTCGAAGACAAAACCGCCGAAGTCACGGAGCACATGAAGCAGCTGCAGTTCTCCGAACGTCTGGCGACGCTGGGCAAGGTGGCCAGCGGGATCGCGCATGAAATCAATAATCCGTTGGGGATCATTCTCAACCGGATCGAGTGTATGGAGGCCGAGGCCGCGCAGTTGGGGGTGTCGGAGGAGCAGCAACGAGACTTGGTGGCGATCCGGACTCAGGCGGATCGCATCTCGCGGATCACGAAGAGTATGTTGGCCTTGTCCCGAGGATCGGCCACCGTGTTGAAACCCATGGATGTGAATTGTGTCCTCCGAGCCTGTATCGATGCATCTAAGGAGAGGGCCTTGACCAAAGGGGTCAGTATTGAATCAGTCTTGTCGCCCAGTCTGCCGCCGATCATGGGCGATCGCGACCGCATCGAAACGGTGATGTTAAACTTGATCAATAATGCGATCGATGCGGCTGAAAGCGGCGTTTCTCCAGGTGTCGTCACGGTTCATTCCGAAGGGGGGCCGGGCAAAGAGGGCGGCTTGGTGGCGGTACGGATCAGCGATACGGGCCCCGGCATTCCAGCAGAGATGTTGGGACGCATCTTCGATCCGTTCTTTACGACGAAGGGTGAAGGGCAGGGCACCGGCCTGGGGTTATTCCTCAGTTACGGCATCGTGGCCGATCATCGTGGACGTCTTGAAATCGACAACGGCCGGCGCGGGGCCGTGGCGACGGTCTCTCTTCCCGCGTTGGTGTCGGCAGCGGAGTCGCAGCAGGAGGCCGGATGGGAATGGGAACAGGCAAGATACTGA
- a CDS encoding arsenate reductase (azurin) small subunit produces the protein MSDLSRRHFLKLGACVVGGACAASALPETGHAGDAVAASTLTTTLPYPRVKLVHLTDLKAGQELRLSYPDNASPISLLKFGKPVLTGMGPDQDIVAFSRYCTHMGGTLQFKADTGAFHCPLHYAMFDAQKGGLTVIGQATDNLPQVELEIDAKGDIYAVGIKGLIYGRQANVLA, from the coding sequence ATGAGCGATTTATCCAGACGACACTTTCTCAAGCTGGGCGCCTGCGTAGTCGGAGGCGCCTGTGCGGCAAGCGCTCTGCCCGAGACGGGACATGCGGGAGACGCAGTAGCCGCTTCCACGCTGACGACCACCTTACCCTATCCGCGCGTCAAGCTGGTCCACCTCACCGATCTGAAAGCGGGCCAGGAGTTGCGATTGTCGTATCCGGACAACGCGTCGCCCATCAGCCTGCTGAAATTCGGCAAGCCTGTGCTGACCGGCATGGGGCCGGATCAGGATATTGTCGCCTTCAGCCGGTACTGCACCCACATGGGCGGCACCCTGCAATTCAAGGCAGACACCGGAGCGTTTCATTGCCCGCTCCACTACGCCATGTTCGATGCACAAAAGGGAGGCCTCACCGTCATTGGCCAGGCAACGGATAATCTGCCGCAGGTTGAGCTGGAGATCGACGCGAAAGGCGATATCTATGCCGTCGGCATCAAGGGCCTCATCTATGGACGGCAGGCGAATGTATTGGCGTAA
- a CDS encoding formylglycine-generating enzyme family protein — MQTPRRFTGYTSRPLKYRGVFSAAVFIALMGATCLFAATAATPDIAALIAAQAEPSPMQTVAAGSFLMGTARANHGLFSLDLHYDDTEQPQRRVWLHRYEIDRDEVSLGQFLLWLSQQQRPLSEGLRKLIEHVTTVHALPPDTLARWPALYVTWSEASDYCRAQGKRLPTEAEWEKAARGEQANLFPWGPQSPTPALAMFGQSNVHEIPIVAPVDSGEQGRSPYGLHHMAGNAAEWVEDWFGIDYYMTMPERDPPGPSTGRYKVVRGGSWKSTPALLRTATRSGAAPDQRTASIGFRCTRSLTSATTPTP, encoded by the coding sequence ATGCAAACCCCTCGACGCTTCACGGGATACACGTCACGACCGCTGAAGTATCGCGGCGTCTTCAGCGCGGCGGTCTTCATCGCGCTCATGGGCGCCACGTGCCTGTTTGCAGCAACCGCGGCGACACCTGATATCGCCGCTCTCATCGCCGCGCAGGCCGAACCCTCTCCGATGCAGACCGTGGCAGCAGGCTCGTTCCTCATGGGTACGGCCCGTGCCAACCACGGATTGTTCAGCCTCGATCTTCACTATGACGACACAGAACAACCGCAGCGGCGCGTGTGGCTCCACCGGTATGAGATCGATCGGGATGAGGTGAGTCTGGGACAATTTTTACTGTGGCTCAGCCAGCAACAGCGCCCGCTCTCCGAGGGCCTGCGCAAACTGATCGAACATGTCACGACCGTCCATGCCCTGCCGCCGGATACCCTGGCGCGCTGGCCCGCGCTGTATGTCACCTGGTCCGAGGCGTCTGATTATTGCCGCGCGCAGGGAAAGCGTCTCCCGACCGAAGCCGAGTGGGAAAAGGCCGCGCGCGGCGAGCAGGCGAATCTCTTTCCCTGGGGGCCGCAATCACCGACACCGGCGCTGGCGATGTTCGGCCAGTCTAATGTACACGAGATTCCCATCGTCGCGCCCGTCGACAGCGGAGAGCAGGGACGCAGCCCCTATGGCCTGCATCACATGGCGGGCAATGCCGCCGAGTGGGTCGAAGACTGGTTCGGAATCGACTATTACATGACCATGCCGGAACGCGATCCACCCGGCCCGTCCACTGGACGCTACAAAGTCGTCCGCGGAGGGTCGTGGAAGAGTACGCCCGCCTTGCTGCGAACGGCGACCAGAAGCGGAGCGGCGCCGGACCAGCGGACGGCGTCCATCGGATTCCGCTGCACGCGTTCCCTGACGTCTGCCACCACTCCGACTCCATGA
- a CDS encoding ArsR/SmtB family transcription factor, with protein MKRTTPNKTVTAQECAVILRAVGDPTRLAILESLLTQEKCVSDLVTELNRPQPYISHHLRILRQAGLIEGQRAGKQVCYRIAPHMQSALKQRGKQGLDFGCCQLNFPTASR; from the coding sequence GTGAAGCGAACGACACCGAATAAGACCGTCACCGCTCAGGAATGCGCCGTCATTCTGCGCGCAGTCGGCGACCCCACCCGGCTCGCTATTCTTGAGTCTTTGCTGACGCAGGAAAAATGCGTGAGCGATCTCGTGACGGAACTGAACCGTCCTCAACCGTACATTTCCCATCATCTCCGCATTCTCCGACAGGCAGGCCTCATCGAGGGGCAACGTGCCGGCAAGCAAGTCTGCTATCGCATTGCGCCCCATATGCAGAGCGCGCTGAAGCAGCGTGGCAAACAGGGGCTGGACTTTGGCTGCTGCCAACTGAATTTCCCCACCGCTAGCCGATAA
- a CDS encoding inorganic phosphate transporter: MDLALFTLMLALAFANGTNDVSKAIATLVGSGVTNYSTAIRWGTAWTAVGAGLSALVATAMVNTFSTGLVQPDRSIPLAFALAVLSGAMAWVLLASRTGLPVSTTHALTGAIMGAGLMAFGQEGLMWPALAKKIALPLLLSPLLAFTVAIIVHPLIRALANRWEGHCLCLMPAARALVTIDAQGMTRTLFQTAGPGQPVLAVPSQCDRAGLKGLVVGLDSIHWISSGLASLARGTNDAPKIVAMLLLGQALALPADSPLRMAAFAGVTLAMGFGSYWGGLRVTQVLAEKVTRMNHVEGLSANLTTSSLVMISAMLGLPVSTTHVSSSSIIGIGLLNGIQAVRWTTVRDMVLAWIVTIPAAALLACFAYLLITHLS, encoded by the coding sequence ATGGACCTCGCGCTGTTCACGCTCATGCTGGCCCTCGCATTCGCGAATGGCACGAATGACGTATCCAAAGCCATTGCCACATTGGTCGGCAGCGGAGTCACGAACTATTCGACCGCCATTCGATGGGGCACGGCCTGGACCGCGGTGGGGGCCGGCCTGTCTGCCCTCGTCGCCACGGCCATGGTCAATACCTTCAGCACCGGACTGGTGCAACCGGACCGCAGCATTCCCCTGGCGTTCGCGTTAGCCGTACTCAGCGGGGCGATGGCGTGGGTCCTCTTGGCCTCACGAACGGGACTGCCCGTCTCGACCACTCATGCGCTGACCGGGGCAATTATGGGCGCCGGCCTGATGGCGTTCGGACAGGAAGGCCTCATGTGGCCGGCCCTGGCCAAGAAAATCGCCCTCCCCCTGCTGTTGAGTCCTCTGCTGGCCTTCACCGTGGCCATCATCGTCCATCCGCTGATCCGCGCGCTGGCGAATCGGTGGGAAGGACACTGCCTCTGCCTCATGCCCGCCGCCCGCGCCCTGGTGACGATTGACGCGCAGGGGATGACTCGCACCCTGTTTCAAACGGCTGGTCCGGGACAGCCGGTGCTGGCCGTCCCGTCTCAGTGCGACCGCGCCGGACTGAAGGGACTGGTCGTCGGCCTGGATAGCATCCATTGGATCTCCAGCGGCCTGGCCTCTCTCGCGCGCGGCACCAACGATGCGCCGAAGATCGTCGCGATGCTCCTGCTGGGACAAGCCCTTGCACTGCCCGCCGATAGCCCTCTTCGGATGGCGGCCTTTGCCGGTGTCACGCTCGCGATGGGATTCGGGAGCTACTGGGGCGGACTCCGCGTCACACAGGTGCTCGCAGAGAAAGTCACCCGCATGAACCATGTCGAAGGATTGTCGGCCAACCTCACGACCTCCTCTCTGGTGATGATCTCCGCCATGCTCGGACTGCCCGTCTCCACCACCCATGTCAGCAGCTCGTCGATCATCGGCATCGGCCTCCTCAACGGCATCCAGGCCGTTCGCTGGACAACCGTGCGCGATATGGTCCTGGCCTGGATCGTCACCATCCCCGCAGCCGCCTTGCTGGCCTGCTTCGCGTATCTGCTCATCACGCACCTCTCCTAA